From a region of the Streptomyces sp. NBC_01454 genome:
- a CDS encoding fumarylacetoacetate hydrolase family protein, whose translation MHLATLTHQGRRRLVGRLASQHPWRLAPPSVTLAEVIEGGVLPWSWSELPIGTDPVPSLPYRPGALYGVGPNYPQTLVEMGWDRPAEPVLFPKLSSSVIGSGEAIVFDPELTQRVDWETELAVVIGGEAHCVSEADALRYVFGYTVANDVSARDLQERDGQWLRGKGLDTFCPLGPVVVTADEIPDPHRLRIRTRVNGETVQDGTTADMVFRIPALIAYLSRFFTLRAGDVVLTGTPAGCGDFMRPPRALRPGDVLESEVEGIGCLVNPVRGAVCDGTGAGGPGYQEAGGR comes from the coding sequence ATGCATCTGGCCACCCTCACCCATCAGGGGCGCCGCAGGCTCGTCGGCCGGCTCGCGTCGCAGCATCCCTGGCGGCTGGCGCCGCCCTCCGTCACCCTGGCGGAGGTCATCGAGGGCGGCGTCCTGCCCTGGTCGTGGAGCGAACTGCCCATAGGAACGGACCCGGTGCCGTCCCTGCCCTACCGGCCGGGCGCGCTGTACGGCGTCGGGCCGAACTACCCGCAGACCCTCGTGGAGATGGGCTGGGACCGGCCCGCCGAGCCCGTCCTCTTCCCCAAGCTCTCCTCCAGCGTCATCGGCAGCGGCGAGGCGATCGTCTTCGACCCGGAACTCACCCAGCGCGTCGACTGGGAGACCGAGTTGGCGGTCGTCATCGGCGGCGAGGCCCACTGCGTGTCCGAGGCGGACGCGCTGCGGTACGTCTTCGGCTACACCGTCGCCAACGACGTCTCCGCCCGTGATCTGCAGGAGCGCGACGGGCAGTGGCTGCGGGGCAAGGGCCTGGACACCTTCTGTCCCTTGGGGCCCGTGGTCGTCACCGCCGACGAGATCCCCGACCCGCACCGATTGCGGATCCGTACCCGGGTCAACGGCGAGACGGTGCAGGACGGTACGACGGCCGACATGGTCTTCCGCATCCCCGCGCTGATCGCCTACCTCAGCCGGTTCTTCACCCTGCGGGCGGGCGACGTGGTGCTGACCGGAACCCCGGCCGGCTGCGGCGACTTCATGCGGCCGCCGCGCGCGCTGCGGCCGGGAGATGTGCTGGAGTCGGAAGTGGAGGGGATCGGGTGCCTGGTCAACCCGGTGCGGGGCGCGGTGTGCGACGGCACCGGGGCCGGCGGCCCGGGATATCAGGAAGCGGGCGGCAGATAG
- a CDS encoding DUF5685 family protein produces MFGIVRPCTHRLSQGLRAEWTAHLCGLCLALRGDHGQFARVVTNYDGLIVSVLTDAQSGSAQIRRRTAGPCPLRGMRTAAVAKGEGARLAASVSLVLASAKIRDHVADRNGLLRRRPVAAAARKVAAGWDRAGARTGAALGFDTTLLVDAVDRQPVIEELAGPGTPLTVITEPTETATGAAFAHTAVLAGRPGNAAPLAEAGRLFGRLAHLLDAVEDRAADAAEGAWNPLTATGATPAHARKLCDDALHGIRLALREVEFGDSRLVHALLVHELRRSVDRAFGTASCAHQGHGAPGPYNAQGPNPYGNGYGSPPGYGQVPAAGGPYVHGQQLNGPQHVHGGGPVPPGGAGGGHGGGPGGGGGGMPQFPHQPKKPRGFLAGCAVAIGLCCTCKLCCAAEYEGPWSRKKREGCCQDCDCCDCDCNCDCCDCCSCCDC; encoded by the coding sequence GTGTTCGGCATCGTCAGGCCCTGCACCCATCGTCTGTCCCAAGGGCTCAGGGCCGAGTGGACGGCTCATCTGTGCGGGCTCTGTCTCGCCCTGCGCGGCGACCACGGCCAGTTCGCCCGGGTCGTCACGAACTATGACGGGCTGATCGTCTCCGTGCTGACGGATGCCCAGTCCGGCTCCGCTCAGATACGGCGCCGCACCGCCGGGCCCTGCCCACTGCGCGGGATGCGGACCGCCGCGGTGGCGAAGGGGGAGGGCGCCCGCCTGGCGGCGTCGGTGTCCCTGGTGCTCGCCTCGGCGAAGATCCGCGACCATGTCGCCGACCGGAACGGGCTGTTGCGCCGCCGGCCGGTGGCCGCCGCCGCCCGCAAGGTCGCCGCGGGATGGGACCGGGCCGGGGCGCGCACCGGTGCCGCCCTCGGCTTCGACACCACGCTGCTCGTCGACGCCGTCGACCGGCAGCCGGTCATCGAGGAACTGGCCGGCCCCGGCACCCCGCTGACGGTCATCACCGAACCGACCGAGACGGCCACCGGGGCCGCGTTCGCTCACACCGCGGTGCTGGCGGGCCGGCCGGGCAATGCCGCCCCGCTGGCCGAGGCGGGCCGGCTCTTCGGACGGCTGGCCCACCTCCTCGACGCCGTGGAGGACCGCGCGGCGGACGCCGCCGAGGGCGCCTGGAACCCGCTCACCGCCACCGGCGCCACCCCCGCACACGCCCGCAAGCTGTGTGACGACGCGCTGCACGGCATCCGACTCGCGCTGCGCGAGGTCGAGTTCGGCGACTCCCGGCTGGTGCACGCGCTGCTGGTACATGAGCTGCGCCGGTCGGTGGACCGGGCCTTCGGGACGGCGTCCTGCGCCCACCAGGGGCACGGAGCGCCGGGGCCGTACAACGCTCAGGGCCCGAACCCGTACGGGAACGGATACGGCAGCCCGCCCGGGTACGGCCAGGTACCGGCCGCCGGTGGCCCCTACGTCCACGGTCAGCAGCTGAACGGCCCTCAGCACGTGCACGGCGGCGGCCCGGTGCCGCCCGGTGGTGCGGGCGGCGGCCACGGGGGAGGCCCGGGCGGCGGGGGCGGCGGGATGCCGCAGTTCCCGCACCAGCCGAAGAAGCCCCGGGGCTTCCTCGCCGGCTGTGCGGTCGCCATCGGGCTGTGCTGCACCTGCAAGCTCTGTTGCGCGGCGGAGTACGAGGGGCCGTGGTCGCGGAAGAAGCGCGAGGGGTGCTGCCAGGACTGTGACTGCTGCGACTGCGACTGTAACTGCGACTGCTGTGACTGCTGCAGCTGCTGCGACTGCTGA
- a CDS encoding VWA domain-containing protein — MITRKRLAAGVCGLLAAMTVMLAPTPASAGEPDAKASPKVELTLDVSGSMRARDIDGQSRMAAAKQAFDEVLDAVPDDVQLGIRTLGATYRGEDRKVGCKDTRQLYPVGPLDRTEAKTAVATLSPTGWTPIGPALLGAADDLKGGDASRRIVLITDGEDTCAPLDPCQVARDIAAKGIHLTVDTLGLLPDAKTRNQLSCIAEATGGTYTSVEHTKQLRDRVHQLVDRAAHPVVTPVATEGAGQCAGAPELKPGLYSDREKFAEHRWYRVDVRPGQELRASVSIAADRAVNNDYGVLLRASTVHGREVVRGAEAGDGRTDVISSGLRYPKAPSEATGDDAPATETVCLQVSNSFSAPASVKTDPGLPVELTVDLVDGPSDASDAAFFGLGHGWWLLITLALSGLVAGLLWGWISRWRVTVWRTN; from the coding sequence ATGATCACAAGAAAACGGCTGGCGGCCGGGGTGTGCGGCCTGCTCGCCGCGATGACCGTCATGCTTGCCCCCACACCTGCCAGCGCCGGCGAACCGGACGCGAAGGCCTCCCCCAAGGTCGAGTTGACGCTCGATGTCAGCGGCTCGATGCGGGCGCGCGACATCGACGGGCAGAGCCGGATGGCCGCGGCCAAGCAGGCGTTCGACGAGGTGCTGGACGCCGTGCCGGACGACGTCCAGCTCGGCATACGCACCCTCGGTGCCACCTATCGCGGCGAGGACCGGAAGGTCGGCTGCAAGGACACCCGGCAGCTCTACCCGGTCGGGCCGCTCGACCGGACCGAGGCGAAGACCGCGGTGGCGACGCTCAGCCCCACCGGCTGGACGCCCATCGGGCCCGCCCTGCTGGGTGCGGCCGACGACCTCAAGGGCGGTGACGCGAGCCGCAGGATCGTCCTCATCACGGACGGCGAGGACACCTGCGCCCCGCTCGACCCCTGCCAGGTGGCGCGGGACATCGCCGCCAAGGGCATCCATCTCACCGTCGACACCCTCGGGCTGCTGCCGGACGCCAAGACCCGCAACCAGCTGAGCTGCATCGCCGAGGCCACCGGCGGCACCTACACCTCGGTGGAGCACACCAAGCAACTGCGCGACCGTGTGCATCAGTTGGTGGACCGCGCGGCCCATCCGGTGGTCACACCCGTGGCGACCGAGGGGGCGGGGCAGTGCGCCGGCGCCCCCGAGCTCAAGCCCGGCCTCTACAGCGACCGCGAGAAGTTCGCCGAGCACCGCTGGTACCGGGTCGACGTCCGCCCCGGCCAGGAGCTGCGCGCCTCGGTGAGCATCGCCGCCGACCGGGCGGTCAACAACGACTACGGGGTCCTGCTGCGGGCCTCGACCGTGCACGGCCGGGAGGTCGTCCGCGGCGCGGAGGCGGGCGACGGCCGTACGGATGTGATCTCCTCCGGGCTGCGCTATCCGAAGGCACCGAGCGAGGCCACCGGCGACGACGCGCCCGCGACGGAGACCGTCTGTCTGCAGGTCAGCAACTCCTTCTCGGCCCCCGCTTCGGTCAAGACCGACCCCGGACTGCCGGTCGAGCTGACCGTCGATCTGGTGGACGGCCCCTCCGACGCCTCCGACGCCGCCTTCTTCGGGCTCGGCCACGGCTGGTGGCTGCTGATCACGCTGGCCCTGTCCGGGCTGGTGGCCGGTCTGCTGTGGGGCTGGATCTCCCGTTGGCGCGTCACCGTCTGGAGGACCAACTGA
- a CDS encoding IclR family transcriptional regulator has protein sequence MSKAVTPESGRASDGGVGAGERAAGTLDRGLAILTHVARHRGLSTAEIAQALGLTRSTAYRLVDRLQQQGWLAQTPATTRWQLGPAAVRLASAAVASTTLRDAAAPALRKLGELTQETVSLSVPNGLTMVFVHRERGTRPATVTAELGAARPLHSTSLGRAYLAALPQQKLEDTLIELVRDPLSPVTAATVSDLHAEIERTRERGWSQDLRDFDESSCCCGAAVHDHTGMPVACVSVAGVAERMGPLIPAYGPLVAQVCRELSYDLGYLPPAS, from the coding sequence ATGAGCAAGGCAGTGACGCCGGAGTCCGGCCGGGCCTCCGACGGCGGCGTCGGCGCGGGCGAGCGGGCGGCCGGCACGCTGGACCGGGGGCTGGCGATCCTGACCCATGTGGCCCGCCACCGCGGCCTCTCGACCGCGGAGATCGCCCAGGCGCTCGGGCTGACCCGCAGTACGGCCTACCGGCTCGTCGACCGGCTGCAGCAGCAGGGCTGGCTGGCGCAGACACCGGCCACGACCCGGTGGCAGCTGGGGCCGGCCGCGGTACGGCTGGCGTCCGCGGCGGTGGCCTCGACCACCCTGCGGGACGCGGCCGCGCCCGCCCTGCGCAAACTCGGCGAACTCACCCAGGAAACCGTCAGCCTCAGTGTGCCCAACGGTCTGACCATGGTGTTCGTGCACCGTGAGCGCGGCACCCGGCCGGCCACGGTGACCGCGGAGCTGGGCGCGGCCCGCCCGCTGCACTCCACCTCACTGGGCCGCGCCTATCTGGCGGCGCTGCCGCAGCAGAAGCTGGAGGACACCCTGATCGAGCTGGTCCGTGACCCGCTGTCCCCGGTGACCGCGGCCACCGTCTCGGATCTGCATGCCGAGATAGAGCGCACCCGGGAGCGCGGCTGGTCCCAGGACCTGCGGGACTTCGACGAGTCGAGCTGCTGCTGCGGCGCCGCCGTCCACGACCACACCGGGATGCCGGTCGCCTGCGTCAGCGTGGCCGGGGTGGCCGAGCGCATGGGGCCGCTGATACCGGCGTACGGGCCGCTCGTGGCGCAGGTATGCCGTGAACTCTCCTACGATCTCGGCTATCTGCCGCCCGCTTCCTGA
- a CDS encoding MalY/PatB family protein — MDHAPRDDVNDANPLRRLTLDELRLRTSMKWRTYPDDVLPLWVAEMDVPLAAPVVRAVTQALARGDTGYPAGTAYARALADFARLRWGWDGLDVARTAIVPDVMLGVVEMLRLVTGPGDPVVVNCPVYPPFYQFVTHMDRRVVEAPLGGDLRIDFGVLEEAFRHAVADEGRAAYLLCSPHNPTGTVHSAGELSAVAALADRYGVRVVADEIHAPVVALDAAFVPYLSVPGAERGLSLMSASKAWNLAGLKAALALAGPAAAGDLARLPEEVSHGPSHVGVLAHTAALREGGEWLDAVRGGLDDNRRLLASLLAERLPQVRYRPAEGTYLAWLDCRPLGLGDDPAAVFLERGRVAFSPGTHFGTGGAGHLRLNLATSPELLTEAVRRMASAIG; from the coding sequence ATGGACCACGCGCCCCGAGACGACGTCAACGACGCCAACCCCCTGCGCCGGCTCACCCTTGACGAGCTGCGGCTGCGCACGAGCATGAAGTGGCGCACCTACCCGGACGACGTGCTGCCCCTGTGGGTGGCGGAGATGGATGTGCCGCTCGCCGCCCCGGTCGTACGGGCGGTCACCCAGGCGCTGGCGCGCGGCGACACCGGCTACCCGGCGGGGACGGCGTACGCCCGGGCCCTGGCGGACTTCGCCCGGCTGCGCTGGGGCTGGGACGGGCTCGACGTGGCGCGCACCGCGATCGTGCCCGATGTGATGCTGGGCGTCGTGGAGATGCTCAGGCTGGTCACCGGCCCGGGAGACCCGGTGGTGGTCAACTGCCCCGTCTATCCGCCGTTCTACCAGTTCGTGACGCACATGGACCGGCGCGTGGTGGAGGCGCCGCTGGGCGGGGACCTGCGGATCGACTTCGGCGTGCTGGAGGAGGCCTTCCGGCACGCCGTCGCGGACGAGGGCCGGGCCGCGTATCTGCTGTGCAGTCCGCACAATCCCACGGGCACGGTGCACAGCGCCGGGGAGCTGTCCGCGGTGGCGGCGCTGGCGGACCGCTACGGCGTGCGGGTCGTGGCCGATGAGATCCATGCGCCGGTGGTGGCCCTCGACGCCGCCTTCGTGCCCTATCTGAGCGTGCCCGGGGCGGAGCGCGGCCTCTCGCTGATGTCGGCGTCCAAGGCGTGGAACCTGGCCGGCCTCAAGGCCGCACTCGCCCTCGCCGGACCCGCCGCGGCCGGAGACCTGGCCCGCCTTCCGGAGGAGGTCAGCCACGGTCCCAGCCACGTCGGCGTGCTGGCCCACACCGCCGCGCTGCGGGAGGGCGGCGAGTGGCTCGACGCGGTGCGCGGCGGCCTCGACGACAACCGGCGGCTGCTCGCCTCCCTGCTGGCCGAGCGGCTGCCCCAGGTCCGCTACCGGCCGGCCGAGGGAACGTATCTCGCCTGGCTCGACTGCCGGCCGCTCGGCCTCGGCGACGACCCCGCCGCGGTCTTTCTGGAACGGGGCAGAGTGGCCTTCAGCCCCGGTACGCACTTCGGCACGGGCGGCGCCGGTCATCTGCGCCTCAACCTGGCGACCTCCCCCGAACTGCTCACCGAGGCCGTCCGGCGGATGGCTTCGGCGATCGGCTGA
- a CDS encoding GNAT family N-acetyltransferase — MIELAPDQLPALTGWFTAGAPGTAALAEHVRATGTGRWWADRAVEPRTVAVTCAGHALLRGDPAALAPGALAVFDAHYVRAAGRFLPALGSAFGRILPWERMLCVHQVPAVAPRPPHGVTVRRLAPEDAPALTELAADAAWIHAPWGGPAALAASRLGWAARDRDGMLAVACTYVLGTAYEDIACFTAPDHRRRGLALACVTALCRDIAARGRTPSWTCSRDHRPSRLLAWTAGFRLRHEYVHHFTGQPATRPPGRRETPPVRA; from the coding sequence GTGATCGAACTCGCCCCGGACCAACTCCCCGCGCTCACCGGCTGGTTCACCGCCGGAGCCCCCGGGACGGCCGCACTGGCCGAGCACGTGCGGGCCACCGGAACCGGCCGCTGGTGGGCCGACCGCGCCGTCGAGCCCCGCACCGTGGCCGTGACCTGCGCCGGCCATGCGCTGCTCCGCGGCGACCCGGCCGCCCTGGCCCCCGGTGCCCTCGCGGTCTTCGACGCCCACTACGTGCGGGCGGCCGGCCGCTTCCTGCCGGCGCTGGGCAGCGCCTTCGGCCGGATCTTGCCGTGGGAGCGGATGCTCTGCGTCCACCAGGTCCCGGCGGTGGCCCCGCGCCCGCCGCACGGCGTGACGGTGCGCAGGCTGGCGCCCGAGGACGCACCGGCGCTCACCGAGCTCGCCGCGGACGCGGCGTGGATCCATGCCCCCTGGGGCGGCCCGGCCGCGCTCGCCGCCTCCCGGCTCGGCTGGGCGGCCCGCGACCGGGACGGGATGCTCGCCGTCGCCTGTACCTACGTCCTCGGCACCGCCTACGAGGACATCGCCTGCTTCACCGCCCCCGACCACCGCCGCCGGGGCCTGGCCCTGGCCTGTGTGACCGCCCTGTGCCGGGACATCGCCGCCCGCGGCCGCACCCCGAGCTGGACCTGCTCCCGCGACCACCGCCCCAGCCGGCTCCTCGCCTGGACCGCCGGATTCCGGCTGCGCCACGAGTATGTGCACCACTTCACCGGGCAGCCGGCCACGCGCCCGCCCGGCCGCCGGGAAACCCCGCCCGTGCGGGCCTAA
- a CDS encoding CapA family protein, with translation MGGDVLTLFLCGDVMLGRGVDQILPHPGDPELREGYTRDARDYVALAEVANGPVPRPAAFSWPWGEALRLLDAAAPAARVLNLETGVTRHSGFAPDKAIHYRMNPANLPCLAAARPDVCVLANNHVLDFGRRGLAETLATLAEAGLRTAGAGADAAAASRPAIVPVAGGHRVLVFSFGMPSSGIPGSWAATGDRSGVAFVAGPSRAAASGIDDRIRQLKQPGDLVVASVHWGPNWGYHVPRDEVAFAHALLDGGVDVVHGHSSHHPRALEAYRGKLVIHGCGDLIDDYEGITGYEHYRDDLRLLYLVSLDADTGGLRELRITPLQSRRLRLCPASTEDSRWLRGLLDTIGSGFAPCTAAGPGAALVLRPG, from the coding sequence ATGGGCGGTGACGTGCTCACGCTGTTCCTCTGCGGTGACGTCATGCTCGGCCGCGGTGTCGACCAGATCCTGCCGCATCCCGGAGACCCGGAGCTGCGCGAGGGCTACACCCGGGACGCCCGTGACTATGTCGCGCTGGCGGAGGTGGCGAACGGCCCCGTGCCCCGACCGGCCGCCTTCTCCTGGCCGTGGGGCGAGGCGCTGCGCCTGCTCGACGCGGCGGCGCCCGCCGCCCGGGTGCTCAACCTGGAAACCGGCGTCACCCGGCACTCCGGGTTCGCCCCCGACAAGGCGATCCACTACCGGATGAACCCGGCGAACCTCCCGTGCCTGGCCGCCGCCCGCCCGGACGTCTGCGTACTCGCCAACAACCACGTCCTCGACTTCGGCCGCCGCGGCCTGGCGGAGACCCTCGCCACGCTGGCGGAGGCGGGGCTGCGGACGGCCGGCGCCGGCGCGGACGCCGCGGCCGCGAGCCGCCCGGCGATCGTCCCCGTCGCGGGCGGCCACCGGGTCCTGGTCTTCTCCTTCGGGATGCCCTCCAGCGGCATCCCCGGCAGCTGGGCCGCGACCGGGGACCGGTCCGGCGTCGCCTTCGTGGCCGGGCCCTCGCGGGCCGCCGCATCCGGTATCGACGACCGGATACGGCAGCTCAAGCAGCCGGGCGACCTCGTGGTGGCCTCGGTCCATTGGGGCCCCAACTGGGGCTATCACGTGCCCCGCGACGAGGTCGCCTTCGCACACGCTCTGCTCGACGGCGGGGTGGACGTCGTCCACGGGCACTCCTCGCACCACCCCCGGGCCCTGGAGGCCTACCGCGGCAAGCTGGTGATCCACGGCTGCGGCGACCTCATCGACGACTACGAGGGCATCACCGGCTATGAGCACTACCGGGACGACCTGCGGCTGCTGTACCTCGTCTCGCTGGACGCGGACACCGGCGGGCTCCGCGAACTGCGGATCACCCCGCTGCAGTCCCGCCGGCTGCGGCTGTGCCCGGCCTCCACGGAGGACTCCCGGTGGCTGCGCGGACTCCTGGACACCATCGGCTCCGGCTTCGCCCCGTGCACCGCCGCCGGGCCCGGGGCCGCCCTCGTCCTCCGCCCCGGCTAG
- a CDS encoding SpoIIE family protein phosphatase encodes MSLDSDRLDAVTAHLRSPPLRREEYEDLFDQAPVIFAALGGPQHLLEAANPAFFEAIGGDRSRTGAPLGELIPELASQGVLDRLDTVYRTGVVHRARAGRLVLGAPGAEREGFFDFTYEPRRDASGRVDGVIVIAVETTSHHHAQLLAAEQRILLERIARDAPLSEILTGMALAIEELSPDMIVSVLLADADGRHLWHGTGPSLPDFFNASVDGIATGERVGSCGTAAYLRRPVIVTDIATDPLWEDYRDLASRAGVAACWSTPIMGADGRLLGTFAMYHRTPKAPDEKDLSLSSAFARTAALAIERHQATEAGRAAQDREKEAREDLAFVLDASTAITREPHFTDCLQCLARLTVPTLAPLCTVHVVEDGRTRRIAVAAATQADEDFLASPGVRDRVDEAVAHVLASGSTETDGAGAAPAARSGLPGTAGYVCVPLATRGRTFGVLTLLATGRPLDDHIIALAEELASRAAASADNAHQFSDRVQLARELQAGLLPPELPTIPGVELAASYHPAGEGLDVGGDFYDVFPLPDDRWAVMIGDVRGRGAAAATTTGMVRHTARAAARLLHDPAAVVGAINDALTGSSISADDFVSLVYGELLPGTSPLTLELLRAGHVPPLVRRTDGTVEQLAQSGLLLGVAPEFDGSPCRVELYPGDSLVLVTDGITEARSADGEFFDEHRLAEALLGCGSSCAAGLIAAVNAAVTAFAGPSTPDDQAALILTAV; translated from the coding sequence ATGTCCCTGGATTCGGACCGTCTTGACGCGGTCACCGCGCACCTCCGGTCCCCTCCTCTGCGACGCGAGGAGTACGAGGACCTCTTCGATCAGGCGCCGGTGATCTTCGCTGCGCTGGGCGGCCCGCAGCATCTGCTGGAGGCGGCCAATCCGGCGTTCTTCGAGGCGATCGGCGGCGACCGCAGCCGCACGGGTGCGCCGCTCGGGGAACTGATCCCGGAGCTGGCTTCGCAGGGCGTCCTCGACCGGCTCGACACGGTGTACCGCACCGGCGTCGTCCACCGGGCCCGCGCCGGACGGCTGGTGCTCGGTGCGCCGGGGGCGGAGCGGGAGGGGTTCTTCGACTTCACGTATGAGCCGCGCCGGGACGCGTCCGGCAGGGTCGACGGGGTGATCGTGATCGCGGTGGAGACCACGTCGCACCACCACGCCCAGCTTCTCGCCGCCGAGCAGCGGATCCTGCTGGAACGCATCGCGCGTGACGCCCCGCTGAGCGAGATCCTGACGGGCATGGCCCTGGCGATCGAGGAGCTGTCGCCGGACATGATCGTCTCGGTGCTGCTCGCCGACGCCGACGGCCGGCATCTGTGGCACGGCACCGGCCCGAGTCTGCCCGACTTCTTCAACGCGTCGGTCGACGGCATCGCCACCGGTGAGCGCGTGGGCTCGTGCGGTACGGCCGCCTACCTGCGCCGACCGGTGATCGTCACCGATATCGCCACCGATCCGCTGTGGGAGGACTACCGCGACCTGGCCTCGCGCGCCGGGGTGGCGGCGTGCTGGTCCACCCCGATCATGGGCGCGGACGGCCGGCTGCTGGGCACCTTCGCGATGTACCACCGCACCCCCAAGGCCCCCGACGAGAAGGACCTGTCCCTCAGCTCGGCGTTCGCCCGTACCGCCGCCCTGGCCATCGAACGCCATCAGGCCACGGAGGCCGGCCGCGCCGCCCAGGACCGGGAGAAGGAGGCCCGGGAGGACCTGGCCTTCGTGCTGGACGCCAGCACCGCCATCACCCGCGAGCCGCACTTCACCGACTGTCTGCAGTGCCTGGCCCGGCTGACCGTGCCGACGCTGGCGCCGCTGTGCACCGTCCATGTGGTGGAGGACGGCCGGACCCGGCGGATCGCGGTCGCCGCCGCCACTCAGGCCGACGAGGACTTCCTCGCCTCCCCCGGCGTACGCGACCGGGTCGACGAGGCGGTGGCGCACGTCCTGGCCTCCGGCAGCACGGAGACCGACGGCGCGGGCGCCGCACCGGCCGCCCGCTCCGGGCTGCCCGGCACCGCCGGGTACGTCTGCGTTCCGCTGGCCACCCGCGGCCGCACCTTCGGCGTGCTGACCCTGCTGGCCACCGGCCGGCCGCTGGACGACCACATCATCGCGCTCGCCGAGGAGCTGGCCAGCCGGGCCGCCGCCAGCGCCGACAACGCCCACCAGTTCTCCGACCGCGTCCAGCTCGCCCGCGAGCTGCAGGCCGGCCTGCTGCCGCCCGAGCTGCCCACGATCCCCGGGGTCGAGCTGGCGGCGTCCTACCACCCGGCCGGCGAAGGGCTCGATGTCGGCGGTGACTTCTACGATGTCTTCCCGCTGCCCGACGACCGCTGGGCGGTGATGATCGGCGATGTGCGCGGCCGTGGCGCGGCCGCCGCCACCACCACCGGGATGGTCCGCCACACCGCGCGCGCCGCCGCACGTCTGCTGCACGACCCGGCGGCCGTGGTCGGCGCCATCAACGACGCGCTGACCGGCAGTTCCATCAGCGCCGACGACTTCGTCTCGCTCGTCTACGGGGAACTGCTGCCCGGCACCTCCCCGCTCACGCTGGAGCTGCTGCGCGCCGGCCATGTCCCCCCGCTCGTCCGCCGCACCGACGGCACCGTGGAACAACTCGCGCAGTCGGGCCTGCTCCTGGGGGTCGCCCCGGAATTCGACGGCTCACCGTGCCGGGTGGAGCTGTATCCGGGCGACAGCCTGGTCCTGGTCACCGACGGCATCACCGAGGCACGCTCGGCCGACGGCGAGTTCTTCGACGAGCACCGGCTGGCCGAGGCCCTCCTGGGGTGCGGCTCCTCCTGCGCCGCCGGTCTCATCGCCGCGGTCAATGCCGCGGTGACCGCCTTCGCGGGCCCCTCCACCCCGGATGACCAGGCCGCTTTGATCCTCACCGCCGTCTGA